One Lepus europaeus isolate LE1 chromosome 7, mLepTim1.pri, whole genome shotgun sequence DNA segment encodes these proteins:
- the LOC133763928 gene encoding MAP/microtubule affinity-regulating kinase 3-like: MEGPLDFHPPLDGYRFIYMIGWGGFGLVKLARHLASGRYVAVKILLRDASPFSPLSAQREADILRSLRHDNIVRLLEERHTRKHLFLVMELATRGSLQHYVLRQGGLAEAEARALFGQALAAVSYCHGQRVAHRDLKLGNLLLDEHMKIKLADFGLSLRLEQGTLVKGFWGTPEYCAPEVFRGEAYDAFKADVWSLGVVLFAMLEATLPFPGKDTDKVLQDTVLCGIYVVPRGISPALQELLVWLLTVDASGRPSAEDARTHGWFSPGREAAQEDEEDAVALLQPLGVPQDPEAREYLAGLGLLPGMGTEGTPVPQPQDPASLPKSSQSSKRPPIEDDGLALVSVSSDSMAVDVSSAQSDSSEAPSQPQQERSPTPSAAPDSPKVSGQPQQERSRALSATPDSPKVSSQPQQERSPTPSAAPDSPKVSGQPQQKSPTPSTAPEPASKESPSSPSARSHVDLAEPEAAAAAREPEGAGTAATAATAHATDTTASAQGKRQGRRGVGRRILRFLLRACCILPSRGSSVAPK, encoded by the exons ATGGAAGGCCCCTTGGACTTCCATCCTCCTCTGGACGGGTACCGCTTCATATACATGATTGGCTGGGGCGGCTTCGGCCTGGTGAAGCTGGCCCGGCACCTGGCGTCAGGCAGGTACGTGGCCGTGAAGATCCTCCTGCGAGACGCCTCTCCCTTCAGCCCACTGTCCGCGCAGAGGGAAGCGGACATCCTGAGGAGCCTGCGGCACGACAACATCGTGCGGCTGCTGGAGGAGCGACACACCAGGAAGCACCTGTTCCTGGTCATGGAGCTGGCGACCAGGGGCTCGCTCCAGCACTACGTGCTGCGCCAGGGCGGCCTGGCTGAGGCCGAGGCCAGGGCCCTGTTCGGCCAGGCGCTGGCCGCTGTGAGCTACTGCCATGGCCAGCGTGTGGCGCACCGGGACCTCAAGCTGGGCAACCTGCTGCTGGACGAGCACATGAAGATCAAGCTGGCAGACTTCGGACTGAGCCTGCGGCTGGAGCAGGGCACGCTGGTAAAGGGCTTCTGGGGGACCCCCGAGTACTGCGCACCAGAGGTTTTCCGCGGGGAGGCCTACGACGCCTTTAAGGCCGACGTGtggagcctgggggtggtgctgtttGCCATGCTGGAGGCCACGCTGCCCTTCCCTGGCAAGGACACGGACAAGGTGCTGCAGGACACGGTGCTGTGTGGTATCTACGTGGTGCCACGTGGCATCAGCCcggccctgcaggagctgctggtgtGGCTGCTCACCGTCGACGCCTCGGGGAGGCCCAGTGCGGAGGACGCCAGGACCCACGGGTGGTTCAGCCCCGGCCGAGAAGCCGcccaggaggacgaggaggacgcggttgccctgctgcagcccctgggcgtTCCCCAGGACCCAGAGGCCAGGGAGTACCTGGCGGGCCTCGGCCTGCTGCCAGGCATGGGGACCGAGGGGACGCCAGTCCCTCAGCCCCAGGACCCCGCGTCCCTGCCCAAGTCCTCGCAGAGTAGCAAGCGTCCCCCCATAGAGGACGACGGCTTGGCTCTGGTGTCGGTGTCCAGTGACAGCATGGCCGTCGACGTTTCCTCCGCACAAAGCGACTCCTCCGAGGCCCCCA gccagccacagcaggagagGAGCCCTACTCCCAGCGCTGCCCCCGACTCCCCCAAAGTCTCTG gccagccacagcaggagagGAGCCGTGCTCTCAGCGCCACCCCCGACTCCCCCAAAGTCTCTA gccagccacagcaggagagAAGCCCAACTCCCAGCGCAGCTCCCGACTCCCCCAAAGTCTCTG gccagccacagcagaAGAGCCCTACTCCCAGCACAGCCCCCGAGCCAGCCTCCAAGGAGTCGCCCTCCAGCCCCAGTGCCAGGAGCCATGTGGACCTCGCAGAGCCAGAAGCCGCCGCAGCTGCCCGTGAGCCTGAGGGGGCTGGGACCGCAGCCACCGCAGCCACCGCTCACGCCACAGACACCACAGCCAGCGCCCAGGGCAAGAGGCAGGGCCGGCGCGGGGTCGGCAGGAGGATCCTCCGGTTCCTGCTGAGGGCCTGCTGCATCCTGCCTTCCCGAGGGAGCAGCGTGGCCCCCAAGTAG